Proteins encoded in a region of the Zea mays cultivar B73 chromosome 4, Zm-B73-REFERENCE-NAM-5.0, whole genome shotgun sequence genome:
- the LOC100284292 gene encoding ribose-5-phosphate isomerase: protein MGSAAASPPPSGKLTQEELKRVAAHRAVEFVEPGMTLGLGTGSTAAHALDRLGDLLRAGALPGVAGVPTSLKTEAHAARAGIPLLPLPGARIALSIDGADEVDPDLNLVKGRGGSLLREKMIEGAGARFVVIVDESKLVPRLGCTGAIPVEVIPFGALHTLGLIRGLFDGLPGFHARLRTVPAAPAKGGEDSDSESEQPFVTDNGNYIVEMFFEDGIRGDLRDISDRLLRITGVVEHGMFLGMATTVIVANKDGTVSVMDRKK from the coding sequence ATGGGCAGCGCCGccgcctcgccgccgccgtccgggaAGCTGACGCAGGAAGAGCTGAAGCGCGTGGCGGCGCACCGCGCGGTGGAGTTCGTGGAGCCCGGCATGACGCTGGGCCTGGGCACGGGCTCCACGGCGGCGCACGCGCTGGACCGCCTGGGCGACCTCCTCCGCGCGGGCGCGCTGCCGGGGGTGGCCGGCGTGCCCACCTCCCTCAAGACGGAGGCCCACGCGGCGCGCGCCGGGATCCCGCTGCTCCCGCTCCCGGGCGCCAGGATCGCGCTCTCCATCGACGGCGCCGACGAGGTCGACCCGGACCTCAACCTCGTCAAGGGCCGCGGCGGCTCGCTGCTCCGCGAGAAGATGATCGAGGGCGCCGGCGCCCGCTTCGTCGTCATCGTCGACGAGTCCAAGCTCGTGCCGCGCCTCGGCTGCACGGGCGCCATCCCCGTCGAGGTCATCCCCTTCGGCGCGCTCCACACGCTGGGCCTCATCCGCGGCCTCTTCGACGGATTGCCTGGATTCCACGCCAGGCTGAGGACTGTCCCCGCCGCTCCCGCCAAGGGGGGAGAAGACTCGGACTCGGAGTCGGAGCAGCCCTTCGTCACCGACAACGGCAACTACATCGTCGAGATGTTCTTCGAGGACGGCATCCGCGGCGACCTGCGCGACATCAGTGACCGCCTGCTCCGGATCACCGGCGTCGTAGAGCACGGCATGTTCCTGGGCATGGCCACCACCGTCATCGTCGCCAACAAGGACGGCACGGTGTCAGTCATGGACAGGAAGAAGTAG